In one window of Arachis ipaensis cultivar K30076 chromosome B06, Araip1.1, whole genome shotgun sequence DNA:
- the LOC107646592 gene encoding proline-rich extensin-like protein EPR1 encodes MAVRPPPSKSSTIYVPLRPIMKPTISNRPIRRRNVKRPPPLQPSPLRPVPPQPTSITPTTPQPSDVRPTPPTNQPPPRVTRQTIHCASRGTTTRFMQFMPTPPSTIQTASRWPVPGFRPPTGASSSGNHNGVLVAAATPHPTNRIF; translated from the coding sequence ATGGCAGTAAGACCTCCACCTTCCAAGTCCTCTACTATATATGTGCCACTTAGACCTATCATGAAGCCAACCATATCCAACAGACCAATTAGGAGGAGAAACGTTAAGAGGCCACCACCATTACAACCTTCTCCCCTCAGACCTGTCCCACCACAACCTACTTCCATAACGCCTACCACACCACAACCTTCTGATGTTAGGCCTACACCACCTACTAACCAACCTCCTCCAAGAGTTACCAGACAAACAATACATTGTGCAAGTCGAGGAACCACTACAAGATTTATGCAATTCATGCCAACCCCACCATCCACAATTCAAACAGCAAGCAGATGGCCAGTACCTGGGTTTCGCCCACCAACAGGAGCATCTTCAAGTGGCAACCATAATGGGGTTCTAGTGGCAGCAGCAACTCCACACCCAACAAATAGAATTTTCTAG